The Oncorhynchus tshawytscha isolate Ot180627B linkage group LG30, Otsh_v2.0, whole genome shotgun sequence genome includes a region encoding these proteins:
- the LOC112250221 gene encoding centrosomal protein CCDC61-like isoform X1 yields MEAGSVVQEDITFRGVEFAVKIELKEGLLIVEISDAMTADQWRGGFDPAYIEDLSRKTGNFKQFPIFCSMLESAVSKTSESVTLDLLTYADLELLRNRKAGVVGRPRTQQQSPNLSAKRYLILIYTVEFDRIHYPLPLPYHGKPDPAALQKEIRALKTELNALANHVGHKPAEPEIRRLRAELTLVREEKEALAKALERLQLVGSASTPGGGARGLREVVRSLEDQLLRERAKSQHSASKRGQEQRLQLEQLEELRASERALRIRVKSLTNELALLRRGLVTLSIRVTSGVTPALSGCSASRGDGEIRRSLSRERSLGRVVVRARSGSRERTEERGRRSEGQRADSSGPRSYVSRPSPSPAGSRTPRFDPTAYIQDRQRRLREAELKNQRKVRREMLASPVLERGLERGRSRSREAYPQLTRAGSGSRGRSLSIESRRSRQSSDNSLVELDELTIRGRKQTYNGPTMPRGRHLTRKPHCSTPTHRVRSDKEGSIDGADLSEIDARLQALQDYMRDLDTGH; encoded by the exons ATGGAGGCGGGCTCAGTGGTGCAGGAGGACATTACATTCCGAGGAGTGGAGTTTGCTGTGAAGATAGAACTAAAAGAAGGATTGCTAATAGTTGAGATCTCTGATGCAATGACAGCTGACCAGTGGAGGGGAGGGTTTGACCCAGCAT ACATCGAAGACCTATCCCGCAAAACAGGCAACTTCAAGCAGTTTCCCATCTTCTGCAGCATGTTGGAATCTGCTGTTAGTAAG ACTAGTGAGTCTGTTACCCTTGACCTCTTGACCTATGCTGACCTGGAGCTCTTGCGGAACCGGAAGGCTGGAGTCGTTGGTCGTCCCCGAACCCAACAGCAATCTCCTAACCTCAGTGCCAAAAGATACCTAATTCTTATCTACACTGTGGAATTTGACAG AATCCACTACCCCCTGCCCCTGCCCTACCATGGCAAGCCTGATCCTGCCGCCCTGCAGAAGGAGATCAGAGCCCTGAAGACTGAGCTAAACGCTCTGGCCAACCATGTAGGTCACAAACCAGCAGAGCCAGAGATACGCCGGCTACGGGCAGA ACTCACATtggtgagagaggagaaggaggcccTGGCCAAGGCTTTGGAGCGTCTGCAGTTAGTGGGGTCTGCTTCCACCCCTGGAGGAGGGGCTCGGGGGCTGAGAGAGGTGGTCAGGAGTTTAGAGGACCAGCTCCTCAGAGAGAGGGCCAAGAGtcagcactcagccagcaagAGGGGCCAGGAGCAGCGCCTCCAACTGGAGCAG TTGGAGGAGCTAAGGGCATCAGAGCGAGCTCTACGGATTCGCGTTAAGAGTTTGACCAATGAACTGGCGTTGCTAAGACGAGGGTTAGTCACTCTAAGCAT TAGGGTGACCAGTGGGGTGACCCCTGCCCTCTCTGGGTGCAGTGCCTCGCGGGGTGATGGGGAGATCAGGCGTTCACTATCTCGGGAACGTAGTTTGGGACGTGTTGTAGTTCGGGCTCGCTCAGGgtccagagagaggacagaagagaggggtCGGAGGTCAGAAGGCCAGAGGGCAGACTCCTCAGGGCCCCGCTCGTATGTCTCCAGACCCTCACCTTCTCCCGCAG GTTCGCGGACACCACGCTTTGACCCCACTGCATATATCCAGGACAGACAGCGCCGACTGAGAGAGGCGGAACTCAAAAA ccAGAGAAAGGTCAGAAGAGAAATGTTAGCGTCACCTGTTCTGGAGAGGGGCCTAGAGAGGGGGCGGTCTCGGTCCAGGGAGGCTTATCCCCAGCTGACCAGGGCAGGCAgtgggagcagagggaggagctTATCAATTGAGAGTAGGAGAAGCAGACAGTCCTCTGATAATTCATTGGTGGAGTTGGATGAGTTGACAATCAG AGGAAGGAAGCAGACCTACAATGGTCCAACCATG CCCAGAGGAAGACATTTGACCAGGAAGCCCCATTGTAGCACTCCCACACACAGGGTACGATCAGACAAAG AAGGCTCCATAGATGGGGCTGACCTGTCAGAGATCGATGCCCGGCTGCAGGCCCTACAGGACTACATGAGGGACCTGGACACGGGACACTAA
- the LOC112250221 gene encoding centrosomal protein CCDC61-like isoform X3 — translation MEAGSVVQEDITFRGVEFAVKIELKEGLLIVEISDAMTADQWRGGFDPAYIEDLSRKTGNFKQFPIFCSMLESAVSKTSESVTLDLLTYADLELLRNRKAGVVGRPRTQQQSPNLSAKRYLILIYTVEFDRIHYPLPLPYHGKPDPAALQKEIRALKTELNALANHVGHKPAEPEIRRLRAELTLVREEKEALAKALERLQLVGSASTPGGGARGLREVVRSLEDQLLRERAKSQHSASKRGQEQRLQLEQLEELRASERALRIRVKSLTNELALLRRGRVTSGVTPALSGCSASRGDGEIRRSLSRERSLGRVVVRARSGSRERTEERGRRSEGQRADSSGPRSYVSRPSPSPAGSRTPRFDPTAYIQDRQRRLREAELKNQRKVRREMLASPVLERGLERGRSRSREAYPQLTRAGSGSRGRSLSIESRRSRQSSDNSLVELDELTIRGRKQTYNGPTMPRGRHLTRKPHCSTPTHRVRSDKEGSIDGADLSEIDARLQALQDYMRDLDTGH, via the exons ATGGAGGCGGGCTCAGTGGTGCAGGAGGACATTACATTCCGAGGAGTGGAGTTTGCTGTGAAGATAGAACTAAAAGAAGGATTGCTAATAGTTGAGATCTCTGATGCAATGACAGCTGACCAGTGGAGGGGAGGGTTTGACCCAGCAT ACATCGAAGACCTATCCCGCAAAACAGGCAACTTCAAGCAGTTTCCCATCTTCTGCAGCATGTTGGAATCTGCTGTTAGTAAG ACTAGTGAGTCTGTTACCCTTGACCTCTTGACCTATGCTGACCTGGAGCTCTTGCGGAACCGGAAGGCTGGAGTCGTTGGTCGTCCCCGAACCCAACAGCAATCTCCTAACCTCAGTGCCAAAAGATACCTAATTCTTATCTACACTGTGGAATTTGACAG AATCCACTACCCCCTGCCCCTGCCCTACCATGGCAAGCCTGATCCTGCCGCCCTGCAGAAGGAGATCAGAGCCCTGAAGACTGAGCTAAACGCTCTGGCCAACCATGTAGGTCACAAACCAGCAGAGCCAGAGATACGCCGGCTACGGGCAGA ACTCACATtggtgagagaggagaaggaggcccTGGCCAAGGCTTTGGAGCGTCTGCAGTTAGTGGGGTCTGCTTCCACCCCTGGAGGAGGGGCTCGGGGGCTGAGAGAGGTGGTCAGGAGTTTAGAGGACCAGCTCCTCAGAGAGAGGGCCAAGAGtcagcactcagccagcaagAGGGGCCAGGAGCAGCGCCTCCAACTGGAGCAG TTGGAGGAGCTAAGGGCATCAGAGCGAGCTCTACGGATTCGCGTTAAGAGTTTGACCAATGAACTGGCGTTGCTAAGACGAGG TAGGGTGACCAGTGGGGTGACCCCTGCCCTCTCTGGGTGCAGTGCCTCGCGGGGTGATGGGGAGATCAGGCGTTCACTATCTCGGGAACGTAGTTTGGGACGTGTTGTAGTTCGGGCTCGCTCAGGgtccagagagaggacagaagagaggggtCGGAGGTCAGAAGGCCAGAGGGCAGACTCCTCAGGGCCCCGCTCGTATGTCTCCAGACCCTCACCTTCTCCCGCAG GTTCGCGGACACCACGCTTTGACCCCACTGCATATATCCAGGACAGACAGCGCCGACTGAGAGAGGCGGAACTCAAAAA ccAGAGAAAGGTCAGAAGAGAAATGTTAGCGTCACCTGTTCTGGAGAGGGGCCTAGAGAGGGGGCGGTCTCGGTCCAGGGAGGCTTATCCCCAGCTGACCAGGGCAGGCAgtgggagcagagggaggagctTATCAATTGAGAGTAGGAGAAGCAGACAGTCCTCTGATAATTCATTGGTGGAGTTGGATGAGTTGACAATCAG AGGAAGGAAGCAGACCTACAATGGTCCAACCATG CCCAGAGGAAGACATTTGACCAGGAAGCCCCATTGTAGCACTCCCACACACAGGGTACGATCAGACAAAG AAGGCTCCATAGATGGGGCTGACCTGTCAGAGATCGATGCCCGGCTGCAGGCCCTACAGGACTACATGAGGGACCTGGACACGGGACACTAA
- the LOC112250221 gene encoding centrosomal protein CCDC61-like isoform X2 codes for MEAGSVVQEDITFRGVEFAVKIELKEGLLIVEISDAMTADQWRGGFDPAYIEDLSRKTGNFKQFPIFCSMLESAVSKTSESVTLDLLTYADLELLRNRKAGVVGRPRTQQQSPNLSAKRYLILIYTVEFDRIHYPLPLPYHGKPDPAALQKEIRALKTELNALANHVGHKPAEPEIRRLRAELTLVREEKEALAKALERLQLVGSASTPGGGARGLREVVRSLEDQLLRERAKSQHSASKRGQEQRLQLEQLEELRASERALRIRVKSLTNELALLRRGLVTLSIRVTSGVTPALSGCSASRGDGEIRRSLSRERSLGRVVVRARSGSRERTEERGRRSEGQRADSSGPRSYVSRPSPSPAGSRTPRFDPTAYIQDRQRRLREAELKNQRKVRREMLASPVLERGLERGRSRSREAYPQLTRAGSGSRGRSLSIESRRSRQSSDNSLVELDELTIRGRKQTYNGPTMPRGRHLTRKPHCSTPTHRVRSDKGSIDGADLSEIDARLQALQDYMRDLDTGH; via the exons ATGGAGGCGGGCTCAGTGGTGCAGGAGGACATTACATTCCGAGGAGTGGAGTTTGCTGTGAAGATAGAACTAAAAGAAGGATTGCTAATAGTTGAGATCTCTGATGCAATGACAGCTGACCAGTGGAGGGGAGGGTTTGACCCAGCAT ACATCGAAGACCTATCCCGCAAAACAGGCAACTTCAAGCAGTTTCCCATCTTCTGCAGCATGTTGGAATCTGCTGTTAGTAAG ACTAGTGAGTCTGTTACCCTTGACCTCTTGACCTATGCTGACCTGGAGCTCTTGCGGAACCGGAAGGCTGGAGTCGTTGGTCGTCCCCGAACCCAACAGCAATCTCCTAACCTCAGTGCCAAAAGATACCTAATTCTTATCTACACTGTGGAATTTGACAG AATCCACTACCCCCTGCCCCTGCCCTACCATGGCAAGCCTGATCCTGCCGCCCTGCAGAAGGAGATCAGAGCCCTGAAGACTGAGCTAAACGCTCTGGCCAACCATGTAGGTCACAAACCAGCAGAGCCAGAGATACGCCGGCTACGGGCAGA ACTCACATtggtgagagaggagaaggaggcccTGGCCAAGGCTTTGGAGCGTCTGCAGTTAGTGGGGTCTGCTTCCACCCCTGGAGGAGGGGCTCGGGGGCTGAGAGAGGTGGTCAGGAGTTTAGAGGACCAGCTCCTCAGAGAGAGGGCCAAGAGtcagcactcagccagcaagAGGGGCCAGGAGCAGCGCCTCCAACTGGAGCAG TTGGAGGAGCTAAGGGCATCAGAGCGAGCTCTACGGATTCGCGTTAAGAGTTTGACCAATGAACTGGCGTTGCTAAGACGAGGGTTAGTCACTCTAAGCAT TAGGGTGACCAGTGGGGTGACCCCTGCCCTCTCTGGGTGCAGTGCCTCGCGGGGTGATGGGGAGATCAGGCGTTCACTATCTCGGGAACGTAGTTTGGGACGTGTTGTAGTTCGGGCTCGCTCAGGgtccagagagaggacagaagagaggggtCGGAGGTCAGAAGGCCAGAGGGCAGACTCCTCAGGGCCCCGCTCGTATGTCTCCAGACCCTCACCTTCTCCCGCAG GTTCGCGGACACCACGCTTTGACCCCACTGCATATATCCAGGACAGACAGCGCCGACTGAGAGAGGCGGAACTCAAAAA ccAGAGAAAGGTCAGAAGAGAAATGTTAGCGTCACCTGTTCTGGAGAGGGGCCTAGAGAGGGGGCGGTCTCGGTCCAGGGAGGCTTATCCCCAGCTGACCAGGGCAGGCAgtgggagcagagggaggagctTATCAATTGAGAGTAGGAGAAGCAGACAGTCCTCTGATAATTCATTGGTGGAGTTGGATGAGTTGACAATCAG AGGAAGGAAGCAGACCTACAATGGTCCAACCATG CCCAGAGGAAGACATTTGACCAGGAAGCCCCATTGTAGCACTCCCACACACAGGGTACGATCAGACAAAG GCTCCATAGATGGGGCTGACCTGTCAGAGATCGATGCCCGGCTGCAGGCCCTACAGGACTACATGAGGGACCTGGACACGGGACACTAA
- the LOC112228700 gene encoding inositol-trisphosphate 3-kinase C-like isoform X2: MNHSCSNASEEPVWSANGKTDSTKHADFPSHCETVHENVPQLVVTCDSSRIELEAMSGLSVGSHPDEESICSDSGFGGSPASLLLRKLSNASSSVLSPASSFEENEEDRGCPDEVPRSVTWKKPRSTGTSSPLSVPPKKPQPWVQVVGHAGSFHAGDYGMLLKRYTEGEQKCLQRLMEDSLRPFVPGYHGVVQRAEQDYNMMDDLLTHFNSPAIMDCKMGTRTYLEEDLAKAREWPQPRQDMYEKMVDVDPEAPTTEERALQAVLKTRYMQWRETLSSTTTLGFRIEGLKKADGVCNTDFKRTKSREEVMQALQDFVGCNTLIVKGYLRRMKDLRLVLETSIFFRTHEVVGSSLLFVHDSTGKTGVWMIDFGRTVSLPPPLTLDHRTPWIEGNREDGYLWGLDNLIDVLTDMLHLT, encoded by the exons ATGAACCACAGTTGCTCAAACGCTTCGGAGGAGCCAGTGTGGTCGGCGAACGGGAAGACAGACTCCACAAAACATGCTGATTTCCCCTCACATTGCGAAACCGTACACGAAAATGTTCCACAACTGGTGGTCACGTGTGACTCGAGCCGAATTGAATTGGAGGCCATGAGCGGGCTCTCCGTTGGATCTCATCCCGACGAGGAGTCGATTTGCTCGGACAGTGGGTTCGGGGGCTCCCCCGCGTCTCTTCTCCTCAGAAAACTGTCAAACGCCTCATCGTCTGTGTTGTCACCAGCCTCGTCTTTTGAAGAAAATGAGGAGGACCGCGGCTGTCCTGATGAGGTCCCTCGG AGTGTCACATGGAAGAAACCCAGAAGCACAGGGACCTCGTCTCCCCTCTCAGTGCCCCCCAAGAAGCCACAGCCCTGGGTGCAAGTAGTCGGACATGCAG GGAGTTTCCATGCAGGGGACTATGGGATGCTGCTGAAGCGCTACACTGAGGGAGAGCAAAAGTGCCTGCAGAGGCTAATGGAGGACTCTCTGAGACCCTTTGTGCCAGGCTACCATGGAGTGGTGCAGCGTGCCGAGCAGGACTACAACATGATGGACGACCTGCTCACACACTTCAACTCCCCTGCCATCATGGATTGCAAGATGGGCACCCG GACGTACTTGGAAGAGGACCTGGCGAAGGCTCGGGAGTGGCCCCAGCCTCGTCAGGACATGTATGAGAAGATGGTGGACGTGGACCCAGAGGCCCCCACTACAGAGGAGCGAGCACTACAGGCAGTACTCAAGACCAGATACATGCAGTGGAGAGAGACCCTAAGCTCCACCACCACTCTGGGCTTCCGCATCGAGGGACTCAAg AAGGCTGATGGTGTGTGCAACACAGACTTTAAAAGGACCAAGAGCAGAGAAGAGGTGATGCAGGCACTGCAGGACTTTGTGGGTTGCAACACCCTCATTGTG aaGGGATATCTGAGACGAATGAAGGATCTTCGACTGGTGTTGGAGACATCCATCTTCTTCAGAACACACGAG GTGGTGGGCAGCTCCCTACTATTTGTGCATGACAGTACAGGGAAGACAGGAGTATGGATGATTGATTTTGGGAGGACTGTCTCCCTGCCGCCGCCTCTCACCCTGGACCACCGCACCCCCTGGATAGAGGGCAACCGAGAGGATGGGTACCTGTGGGGGCTGGATAACCTCATTGATGTCCTGACCGATATGCTGCATCTCACCTGA
- the LOC112228700 gene encoding inositol-trisphosphate 3-kinase C-like isoform X1, which produces MNHSCSNASEEPVWSANGKTDSTKHADFPSHCETVHENVPQLVVTCDSSRIELEAMSGLSVGSHPDEESICSDSGFGGSPASLLLRKLSNASSSVLSPASSFEENEEDRGCPDEVPRSVTWKKPRSTGTSSPLSVPPKKPQPWVQVVGHAGSFHAGDYGMLLKRYTEGEQKCLQRLMEDSLRPFVPGYHGVVQRAEQDYNMMDDLLTHFNSPAIMDCKMGTRTYLEEDLAKAREWPQPRQDMYEKMVDVDPEAPTTEERALQAVLKTRYMQWRETLSSTTTLGFRIEGLKKADGVCNTDFKRTKSREEVMQALQDFVGCNTLIVDYRSLSLLFQKGYLRRMKDLRLVLETSIFFRTHEVVGSSLLFVHDSTGKTGVWMIDFGRTVSLPPPLTLDHRTPWIEGNREDGYLWGLDNLIDVLTDMLHLT; this is translated from the exons ATGAACCACAGTTGCTCAAACGCTTCGGAGGAGCCAGTGTGGTCGGCGAACGGGAAGACAGACTCCACAAAACATGCTGATTTCCCCTCACATTGCGAAACCGTACACGAAAATGTTCCACAACTGGTGGTCACGTGTGACTCGAGCCGAATTGAATTGGAGGCCATGAGCGGGCTCTCCGTTGGATCTCATCCCGACGAGGAGTCGATTTGCTCGGACAGTGGGTTCGGGGGCTCCCCCGCGTCTCTTCTCCTCAGAAAACTGTCAAACGCCTCATCGTCTGTGTTGTCACCAGCCTCGTCTTTTGAAGAAAATGAGGAGGACCGCGGCTGTCCTGATGAGGTCCCTCGG AGTGTCACATGGAAGAAACCCAGAAGCACAGGGACCTCGTCTCCCCTCTCAGTGCCCCCCAAGAAGCCACAGCCCTGGGTGCAAGTAGTCGGACATGCAG GGAGTTTCCATGCAGGGGACTATGGGATGCTGCTGAAGCGCTACACTGAGGGAGAGCAAAAGTGCCTGCAGAGGCTAATGGAGGACTCTCTGAGACCCTTTGTGCCAGGCTACCATGGAGTGGTGCAGCGTGCCGAGCAGGACTACAACATGATGGACGACCTGCTCACACACTTCAACTCCCCTGCCATCATGGATTGCAAGATGGGCACCCG GACGTACTTGGAAGAGGACCTGGCGAAGGCTCGGGAGTGGCCCCAGCCTCGTCAGGACATGTATGAGAAGATGGTGGACGTGGACCCAGAGGCCCCCACTACAGAGGAGCGAGCACTACAGGCAGTACTCAAGACCAGATACATGCAGTGGAGAGAGACCCTAAGCTCCACCACCACTCTGGGCTTCCGCATCGAGGGACTCAAg AAGGCTGATGGTGTGTGCAACACAGACTTTAAAAGGACCAAGAGCAGAGAAGAGGTGATGCAGGCACTGCAGGACTTTGTGGGTTGCAACACCCTCATTGTG GATTATagatctctttctcttctctttcagaaGGGATATCTGAGACGAATGAAGGATCTTCGACTGGTGTTGGAGACATCCATCTTCTTCAGAACACACGAG GTGGTGGGCAGCTCCCTACTATTTGTGCATGACAGTACAGGGAAGACAGGAGTATGGATGATTGATTTTGGGAGGACTGTCTCCCTGCCGCCGCCTCTCACCCTGGACCACCGCACCCCCTGGATAGAGGGCAACCGAGAGGATGGGTACCTGTGGGGGCTGGATAACCTCATTGATGTCCTGACCGATATGCTGCATCTCACCTGA